Proteins from a genomic interval of Methanoplanus endosymbiosus:
- a CDS encoding DUF6884 domain-containing protein, which produces MFITSCTKNKLEIPDDKSVAAKDLYSGTLFKKVKNYSAAMNYDYMVISAKYGLLSPDDKIKTYNKVLSKKSDADAIRDQAEEKLTPILQNYDKSLIYAQNTGYIMS; this is translated from the coding sequence CTGTTCATAACCAGCTGCACAAAAAACAAACTCGAAATTCCGGATGACAAATCTGTTGCTGCAAAGGATCTCTACTCTGGAACACTGTTTAAAAAAGTTAAAAATTATTCTGCAGCAATGAATTATGACTATATGGTAATATCTGCAAAATACGGCCTTTTATCTCCGGATGACAAAATCAAAACATACAATAAGGTTTTATCAAAAAAATCCGATGCAGATGCCATAAGGGATCAGGCAGAAGAGAAGTTAACTCCGATTCTTCAAAATTATGATAAAAGCCTGATCTATGCCCAAAATACCGGTTATATCATGTCCTGA
- a CDS encoding type II toxin-antitoxin system HicB family antitoxin encodes MSYNHLRYTVMMEKNEEGGYTVTVPSLPGCISEGSDWDEALKNIEEAIAGYIEVAKKLGKPIPVEVTVPMNTAQAGL; translated from the coding sequence ATGTCATATAATCATCTTCGCTATACGGTAATGATGGAAAAGAATGAAGAGGGTGGATATACGGTAACGGTTCCTTCTCTTCCGGGATGTATCAGTGAAGGTTCTGATTGGGATGAGGCCCTGAAAAATATAGAGGAAGCTATTGCCGGCTATATCGAAGTTGCAAAGAAGCTCGGAAAACCAATTCCGGTTGAAGTGACCGTCCCCATGAATACAGCTCAGGCTGGTTTATGA
- a CDS encoding restriction endonuclease subunit S → MQANQFSWITNIIWRIADDALRETYALLPSLQEQTKIVKFIEKSMGDINKAIDAEKHEIVLLTEYHTRLISDVVTGKLDVREAVAGLPEEMGETKIIPDDETLNYSDEELFGENIGLISDKVDT, encoded by the coding sequence ATGCAGGCTAATCAATTCAGCTGGATCACTAATATTATATGGAGGATTGCCGATGATGCGTTACGTGAGACTTATGCCCTTCTCCCTTCTCTCCAAGAACAAACAAAAATTGTCAAATTTATCGAAAAGTCAATGGGGGATATAAATAAAGCAATCGATGCTGAAAAACATGAAATAGTTCTCCTTACTGAATACCACACTCGCCTGATCTCCGATGTCGTCACCGGAAAGCTGGATGTCAGGGAGGCAGTGGCAGGACTTCCTGAAGAAATGGGAGAAACTAAGATAATTCCTGATGATGAGACTTTGAATTATTCTGACGAAGAACTTTTTGGTGAAAATATTGGTCTAATTTCTGATAAGGTGGATACATGA